The sequence actactttcttcttcaagaatGGTAGTATTTTTGCAACGACTTCTTAGTATCTGCCTTTTGAAGGTCTTTTTGAACATTCGAGGGATCATAGCTTGATCTTGAAAGTGAGCTAATTTTTTTGGACAATCATTTTTTATCACTACTAAAAAACAAGCTAATTTCTTTAGACGACCTTTTTCTATCACAACTAAAGGGTAAGGTGATTTCTTTGGAAGACCGTTTTTTATCACAGCTGAAGAGCGAGGTGATTCCTTTGGACGACCATTTTTTATCACTGCTGAAGTGCAAGGTGACTTCTTTGGACGACCATTTTTGATTACTtcgattcttcttctttcattcattttctggTTGTCATGTTTGTGTGAGAATCCTTGTTTGCTTACACTCATCTAAGGGAATTTTAGTCACTTAGCCACTTTTAGGTGACATATATCCAGTTATGGAGCTTCGCGGTTTAGACTTCGTCAGCAATTTACATCGGTCTAGCGGAatcttgtccttttttttttttttttttttttttttttttttgtgtgtgtgtgtgtgtgtgacttacatctatttaaggaatcttgtcacttaggctttgtcagtgatttacatccgtcttggcggaatcttatcacttagtcattttttggtgacttacattcATTTAAgaaatcttgtcacttaggctttACCAGGGAATTACATCCATCTTGGCAGAattttatcacttagccattttttggtgacttacatccatttaggAAATTTTGTCACTTaagcttcgtcagtgatttacatccgtcttgacGGAATCTTATcccttagccattttttggtgacttacatccatttaaggcttcgtcagtgatttacatctatcttggcggaatcttatcacttagtcattttttttagatgacttacatccatttaaggaatcttgtcacttgtTGCTGGAAAGATTCCTTGACATTATGTCGTTTTGGACCTTCTTGAGGCCATGTAGATATCTGCATTAAGTAGCACATGCACTTGCCAAGACTTGgttaaacaagaattttaaaacaattcatatataaataagttaCCAATAGCCTAGGTGGACCTTTTTCTTAATTCCTTGTAATCCTAGAGTTTTACCTCTTTCGTGATCTGTCTAGTAATGCATATATTTTTGCATGAAACTTTATTGGGTGTAAATTTTTATAGACGAATATAAAAGATACAGAGATAAATGTGTTACCTTAAATGACGATATTATTTTGTCACAAACCCCGATCTTTTTATTGCTGGGATCTTCCTGACTAGCTCTTCCTTTTTTAAGATCATGAGCTCTTCTCTTTTCAAGGTTTTTTAAGCTCAACATGATACTTCATGTCTAAGGCCTAGATctcttttgcttcattttttttttttttggttctacgTGACTGGATACATATATTATACGGATAATAAAAGTGAAAATAACATGACAACAtccataattttataattatcttGTTgaaaattgatgcatgtaaatcaAGCCTAAAACAACTGCAATCACATAACTAACAGTAAAGTATTATGTGGACATGCATGGACCAATCCCATAAATGGTCGATAATAGATGAATGAGTTCTCAAGCAGATAACAACTATAGTGTATATATCAAATTTGTTGATAGTTGGATAGCAGCAGGAAAGAACATGAATATGATCTCTGAAACCAGagccttcttctttttaatacaaGAAACCTGAAGAATCTAAAGGAccatgttttttgtttaataacaTAGAAGTCTTCCATGGAAATAGCACTCAATCAGTTGCAGATAAAATTGTCAACGACTCATGTGGCGTCAGTTTTGGGTTGGAATCATATTAACCATTGTTTGGAttggctttttttcttttagattattAGCTTATTTGtttgtacacaattttttaaagccttactttttttttctacatacaGCTATACTTTCGCCCCTTTTAGAGGATTAGCATCACGTTAATCCAAACGGACCTAAAAAAAGTCAACTGATATAGCAGATACACATAACGTTGTTTTATGTTGAGAATCTGTTACCTTGTGGATGTGCTCATTCAACTCATGGCTAAAGCAAACTACTCTACTTCAAACTTTTGTGCTTTTTATTTACTTTGTTTTGCCATGGGAAGTGATAATTTGTAAGAGCTTATTCTAGCACTACCCACAAAACAAAAGCACGCCAAAAGAATATAAACCATCCCCAAGCCAGTAgtcaagttttttttgttttttttattttttttattttttaaggctTTTGATGGAATAATAAAAGAGATTatcttaaaattatttaagattGACGGTCAAAAATAGTTTTCACATTATTTAGAGTAAATGTCACATGCATATATATGCTTATAATTCAATACATTGCcctatttataaaaagaaaaccgaATCATCTCCAATTATAATGCTTGAATTTGGGATTCTTAAACTTGGAAGTGAAATAAGAATTGACCCTCCTCTTTAATATTTGAAGCTATAATGTTGTACGGTAATAAGTTTTTGCTTCATTTTCTCTAACAACCAAAAATTGAGATTTACTATTATTTTGGGCAAAGCAATAATCCTTGGCTTCCATCTTTCCTATCTTAGCAAGATGTATTGGGAAAGAAAAGTCATAATATCAAGGCTATAAAATTTTACAGTGATtaatccatttaatttttgaacgTGTGTTGGCTGTAACTATAACGCCTCACTATTGTACAACTATTCAAACCCAAAATTGGAATCTTAAATTTTGGCTTGACAACAATCAAGGCTATTCCAAagcttatataaaattttgatgtccTTTTTATCCTCTGTTTTCGGTTTGTTGAAACAGGGTATATATTCCCTTGTACTAACAGTTTTGCTAAACAAAAGTTTCTACCTATTTTACCTcaaaaagctagtataaaattggatatctttCTTGAAATATCTCTAGACCATATATATTTATTACCATGAATTCATGGTCTTCTAACTATATCATGGCATTTTCCATCAATGCTTAGCATAGAACTTGGGAATTATAATATTGTCTAACGTTTTGCATTCTAGGATGGAAAAGTTTTATAGTTATTAATTCCTTCATCCACATGTGTCCTTTGAGATTAGTGTAGCGTGAAAGaagattaaatattatttgCAAATACTTGGAGAGTAGAAAAGGAGAAAATGCATAAATCTGACCTTTAGATTATAGACCATAGTGTGTTCTTTGAACTGGGCCATATCCTTAAGGTCTATCGAGGTCGCTTGAATTTTGTGGTCATGCAACGTTCAGTCCATGCCCTATATTGAACAAACCACCCATTTGATCTCCTCTACACCATAAGACCCGAATGTGTGCTTTGTTCCTCTACTTCAATGGTGTGGACCCTTAAGGAGTCAAGGTAGAGGCCATAGGGTTTGAGACCTCTTTGTCTCCTCCATCTCAACCCAATCTTATATTGTGAAAGTGGTCGAAGAAATGAGAATGTGCAAATTGAAGAGATGATCCAAGGGTATCATCCTATGTGATGCTCTTGGTCCGGTATCTTCTTGTTCATAACCCTTGATTAAGTTAAGTGACCATTTGTTGTAGGAAGAGGTTAGTGGCTAATCTtcccccacagacggcgccaaactgatgaagccAAAATCGTCAGTTAGGTCACTCGTCCAATCGGGAGCATTAGACGATCTTGTAGGACCTGCAAgataaaagagagatagattGAAGATACCATCGGGTTGTGCCTGATGGGAGAGCCACCAATGCTTAAATTAGTATCAGcctatatattttgtatatagataGTGTTTTGTAGTATTTTGTAGTAGTTTTTGACATACCTTAGCTAGTGAGACCGattgtcccttttataggtgacttaGGTAGCTGTAAAGGTGATTATTACTTTGATTGTAACATTTTTTGTCTTGATAAGAGTTTAAGACCTTTGATGGTCGTTATTGAATGTGTTGAGCAATTATCTTTGATGGTATTAATGGATgaccttaatgatttttctggaCTCATCAGTATAAATACAACCTTTTGTTAAAAAAACCTATACATACCCAACACATGAAGTAatgttttttcacatttgaaaatatgttgtttaaaatatgatattaaatatattttttgcattagAAGTACTTTAAACacttatttttacaacattttttatactacaatttttatattatttgaaacaATAATTCTTGAAATCCAATACCAAACAAGCCCCAATTTAGCTTGTGCAAGAACgggcaaggaaaaaaaatagattgcACACATTTCACATCACAGTGAATCATTCATCATATAAACGCAATTGAAAACTATATAATATCCATATTATATAATATCCCTATTACCAATTCTTGTGCAAGCCCCAATTCATGTTTATATAATATCCCTATTACcgacaaaacaaaacaaaacaaaaaaaaactatatagaAAGGGCAGTGGTTGCCATATCTACATTTTGTTTTCATAAACTTAAAAGCAGCTGAAAAAGTACGGCGAAAACCAAACTAGGGTGCACATGTGGGGGCATGGACTCAGTATAACACTCAGGACTCAGTCTCATGATGATGAACATGAACCCTCTCCACAATCTTCACCGGAAACCCACCTTTCATCTTTGAAGTCAAATACGAAACAAACTCCGGTTCATGGTTTACACCTTCTTCAAACGCTGGCACCACCTCAAACCTCCTTAAAACCCCAGCTACCACCCTCTTCATCTGCAAGAATGCCATTTCCTTCCCCAAACAAATTCTAGGACCTGCCTGGAACACCGGGTATGTGTACGGGTCTCTCCCCACGAACTTCCATGATTCTTCCTCCTTCTGCAGCCACCTCTCTGGCTTGAACTCTGCCCAGTCCGATCCCCACAGCATCTCCAACCTCCCCATTGCGTATGGAAAGTAGGTCACTTTCATCCCCTTCTTCACCACTGTCCCGCCGGGCAATATGTCGTCGTTCACTGCCTCCTTTGAGGCCATCGGAACTGGCGGGTACAGCCTCATGCTTTCACATAGTGAAGCGTGTGTGTACACCATGTCTTTCACCTCGTCAAAAACAGGCGCCTCtgatttttcattgatttcattTAGAATCTCGGATTCAATCTCTGGGTTCTTCCATAGAAGCCAAAAAAACCATGTTAAAGCCGCCGACGTAGTGTCACGCCCAGCAAGTATAAAGCTGATCACAATGTCTGTCACGAAGTTCTCGTCCGAATGGCCGGAGCTCAAGAACCTTGACAACAGGTCCACGGAATCGaggctctctttctctcccagcctctgcttcttttctttgatcATGTTCAGTGCGAACTCTCGCACTTCCGAGATAGCGTTTTTGAGACGCTTTTCTGACCCAATATTCAACAACTTCTTGAATTTCCAGACGACTGGGTGTACCGCAGAGAACCTCTCGCTGCTAATCCTGACACCGTCTTCAAAGGCTAAGGCGAACTTGGCCTGTGGAAGAGAGGGCAACAAGTATGCTGGGTCGAACCCGAAAGCGATCTTACAAATATTATCGAAAGCAAACCTTTGAAGAATGTCTTGGAAATCAAGGACAGTTCCCTGTTTGGCAGCTGAGGAGAGAATGGGGATGAGGCGATCGGAGAGCTCAGTGTCGACAACGGTTTCAATGAACTTGCGGAGAGATTTGGTGTTGAATTCGTGGCTAGAGACTTGTCTTTGGAACTTCCAGGAGTCGCCGTCAATGTTGAAGATGCCGTGGCCAAGAAAGTCGGTGAGAGTTAGATTGAAAACGTGGCCTTTTCCGTAGTTAGAGAAGTTGGTCTTGAGAATGTGTTGGACCACGGCGGGGTTGACGGAGAAGACCTGGCGGGTGGAGTAGTTGCGTCGGAGAACAAAGGTGGAGGAAGGTGAGACTTGCATGATGCCTGAGAGCCATGGGAGTAGGCGCTTTCGGTTGGCAAGGAAGGCGAAGAATGAACCCACCAGAGGGTAGGATTTGGGGActttggaattggaattggaattggaattggaattgagaaagaagaagaagaagagaagggaAAGTAAAGGAATTAGGATGAGAAGAAGCAACATGGcagatttgattttgggttggctGGGTTGACCTTCTCTTTTAGTCAcagatatttgttttgttttcgtAGTTATATCGTTTGTGGCTGTGGATGGATATGTATTTATAGGGACGAGATGCATTCAGATTTAATGGGCTTTTTGTTTTCGTCATCGGTATATAAAAGGGGTTCAGAGAgctagttaattttttttattgtaaaaaatatctttaaattaattaattaataatttaaaaataaagttaaaatagtaaattgataAACTGAcaaaaattagttattattttttttatagtcaaaACTACCCcaacctaaaacttaaaaatgaggttaaaataataaattgacaaaTTCTTACTTCTATGTTAAAATGTCTTCCTACTTCTgataaattcctacttctacttAATAGCTTAAAAAACTCCCCAagtatttattttcttcacattttaaaaaagaaacatgtAACATAAAACTTCCTcacttttcttctcaaaaaaagaacttCCCGCTACTCACGTTGGAAAGAAAATAACTACCCCTCCAATACAATAAGGAAAAACTAtcccacattaaaaaaaaaaaaaaaaaaaaaaaaaaatatcattttgcaTTCGCATGAGAAACAGAGTGCTCGGGCACCTCCATATAGCCAAATGGATGAGTTCAAGGAAGCTTTGGAAAAGTGTCACCTAACTGATTTGGGGTTTGTTGGGTATCCTTTCACCTGGAATAACAAACGTCCAGGATTGGCCAACACTAGGCAGCGCTTAGATCGTGCAGTAGCAATAGAGAGttggaaaatgaaattttcgGCAAGTGTGGTTCATCATCTTGTTTCACATGCTTCTGACCATGCACCAATACTTTTGCAGGTTAGAACTTCTAGAAGAAGTGGTGCAAGGGTTCCAAGACCATTCAAGTTTGAAGAGTCGTGGTTACTGTGGGAGGACTGTGAAGCAATGGTTCATGAGGCTTGGAAAAAACCGGTTGGACTGTGCTCGGGTTTGAACGGAATAAAGGAGAGAATTTCAAGATGTGGAATGGACCTGCATGCATGGGGCTCCACCAGAACCCACCCTGATACAGAGAGAATCAAAACTCTCCAAAAAAGAGTGGAAGACCTCAACAAGGAAGAGACAACAGATGACAGTAAGGTTGAATTCTTAGCAATAAGTAAGGAGCTGGATGATCTTTTAATGAAGCAGGAGATTTATTGGGCACAACGCTCAAGAATCTCATGGCTAAAGCATGGGGATAAGAACACGAAATTTTTTCACTCTAAGGCATCAAATAGAAGAAGGAGAAACTTGATTCAGGGTATAAGAACACAAGACAATAGGTGGGTGGAAGACATATCAGATATTGGTCAGGTAGCCACCAGTTATTTTGAGAGGATGTTTACAGCAGGTACATGTGACCGGATGGAGGAGTGTTTGAATGCCGTTCAACAAAAAATCACTGAAGATATGAAGGAGTTTTTGACCAGGGATTACA is a genomic window of Quercus lobata isolate SW786 chromosome 2, ValleyOak3.0 Primary Assembly, whole genome shotgun sequence containing:
- the LOC115975002 gene encoding cytochrome P450 94A1-like, which produces MLLLLILIPLLSLLFFFFFLNSNSNSNSNSKVPKSYPLVGSFFAFLANRKRLLPWLSGIMQVSPSSTFVLRRNYSTRQVFSVNPAVVQHILKTNFSNYGKGHVFNLTLTDFLGHGIFNIDGDSWKFQRQVSSHEFNTKSLRKFIETVVDTELSDRLIPILSSAAKQGTVLDFQDILQRFAFDNICKIAFGFDPAYLLPSLPQAKFALAFEDGVRISSERFSAVHPVVWKFKKLLNIGSEKRLKNAISEVREFALNMIKEKKQRLGEKESLDSVDLLSRFLSSGHSDENFVTDIVISFILAGRDTTSAALTWFFWLLWKNPEIESEILNEINEKSEAPVFDEVKDMVYTHASLCESMRLYPPVPMASKEAVNDDILPGGTVVKKGMKVTYFPYAMGRLEMLWGSDWAEFKPERWLQKEEESWKFVGRDPYTYPVFQAGPRICLGKEMAFLQMKRVVAGVLRRFEVVPAFEEGVNHEPEFVSYLTSKMKGGFPVKIVERVHVHHHETES